A genomic window from Triticum urartu cultivar G1812 chromosome 7, Tu2.1, whole genome shotgun sequence includes:
- the LOC125521939 gene encoding peroxidase 2-like, with protein MAAWLKLSVALTCALLLSSSACHGLQVGYYKKTCPRVEAIVRDEVKRFVYKNAGIGAGLIRMFFHDCFVQGCDASVLLDPTPANPQPEKLSPPNFPSLRGFEVIDAAKDAVEKACPGVVSCADIVAFAGRDAAYFLSRLTMKINMPAGRLDGRVSNSTEALDNLPPPVFNLDQLIASFAAKGLTAEDMVVLSGAHTIGVSHCSSFVPDRLAVPSDINTGFANVLRRQCPASPSSANDPTVNQDVVTPNALDNQYYKNVLAHKVLFTSDAALLATPATTQMVRDSANIPGQWEAKFNKAMVKMGAIEVKTGFQGEIRRNCRVVNH; from the coding sequence ATGGCTGCCTGGCTTAAGCTCTCCGTTGCGCTGACATGCGCATTGCTCTTGTCGTCGTCGGCGTGCCACGGCCTGCAGGTGGGCTACTACAAGAAGACGTGCCCCCGCGTGGAGGCCATCGTGAGGGACGAGGTGAAGCGCTTCGTCTACAAGAACGCCGGCATCGGCGCCGGCCTCATCCGCATGTTCTTCCACGACTGCTTCGTGCAGGGCTGCGACGCCTCCGTCCTCCTCGACCCCACGCCCGCCAACCCGCAGCCGGAGAAGCTGAGCCCTCCCAACTTCCCCAGCCTCCGCGGCTTCGAGGTCATCGATGCCGCCAAGGACGCCGTCGAGAAGGCGTGCCCCGGCGTCGTCTCCTGCGCCGACATCGTCGCCTTCGCCGGCCGTGACGCCGCCTACTTCCTCAGCAGGTTGACGATGAAGATCAACATGCCGGCCGGCCGCCTCGACGGCCGCGTCTCCAACTCCACGGAGGCCCTTGACAACCTCCCGCCTCCGGTCTTCAACCTCGACCAGCTCATCGCCAGCTTCGCCGCCAAGGGCCTCACCGCGGAGGACATGGTCGTGCTTTCCGGCGCCCACACCATTGGCGTGTCCCATTGCTCGTCCTTCGTCCCCGATCGCCTCGCCGTCCCCTCCGACATCAACACCGGCTTCGCCAACGTGCTGAGGAGGCAGTGCCCCGCCAGCCCAAGCTCGGCCAACGACCCGACGGTGAACCAGGACGTGGTGACCCCCAACGCGCTGGACAACCAGTACTACAAGAACGTCCTGGCGCACAAGGTGCTCTTCACGTCGGATGCCGCCCTCCTTGCCACGCCGGCGACGACCCAGATGGTGCGCGACAGTGCCAACATTCCCGGGCAGTGGGAGGCCAAGTTCAACAAGGCCATGGTCAAGATGGGAGCCATCGAAGTGAAGACCGGTTTCCAGGGAGAGATCAGGAGGAACTGCAGGGTCGTCAACCACTAA
- the LOC125521802 gene encoding cinnamoyl-CoA reductase 1-like has protein sequence MAAAAARKSVCVTGAGGFVASWLVKLLLSKGHYAVRGTVRDPGNAKNAHLKALEGAGERLELLSADLLNYDSIASAVAGCEGVFHVASPVPSGRSTNPEEEVIAPAVTGTLNVLKACYEAKVKRVVMVSSVAAVSNNPNWPKGKLFDEDSWSDEDLCRKGEDWYFLSKTLAEREAFAYAAKTGLDIVTICPSLVIGPLMQSTVNTSSNILLNYLKGERDTVENKLRNVVDVRDVADALLLAYENPEASGRYICSSKPVKVSDMISVLKTLYPMYTYPKNFTEVEENTIYSSEKLQKLGWTFRPLEKTLGDSVESYKASGVLN, from the exons atggcggcggcggcggcgaggaagagCGTGTGCGTGACCGGCGCAGGAGGCTTCGTCGCCTCGTGGCTCGTCAAGCTCCTCCTCTCTAAGGGCCACTACGCGGTCCGCGGCACCGTGCGCGatcccg GTAATGCTAAGAATGCTCACCTTAAGGCGCTAGAAGGTGCTGGGGAAAGGTTGGAGCTGCTCAGCGCCGACCTGCTGAACTACGACAGCATTGCGTCAGCGGTTGCTGGCTGTGAGGGCGTCTTTCATGTTGCTAGCCCTGTCCCTTCTGGCAGATCAACCAATCCTGAG GAAGAAGTTATAGCCCCCGCTGTAACAGGCACACTGAATGTCTTGAAGGCTTGCTACGAGGCGAAAGTTAAGCGAGTTGTCATGGTGTCTTCAGTTGCTGCTGTGTCCAATAATCCTAACTGGCCTAAGGGTAAATTATTTGATGAAGATAGCTGGTCAGACGAGGATCTCTGCAGAAAGGGTGAG GATTGGTATTTCCTTTCCAAAACACTCGCAGAGCGTGAGGCTTTTGCTTATGCAGCAAAAACTGGGCTGGATATTGTAACTATTTGCCCGTCGTTGGTAATTGGCCCCTTGATGCAGTCTACAGTAAATacaagcagtaatattctccttaATTATCTCAAAG GAGAACGTGATACTGTAGAAAATAAACTCAGGAATGTAGTGGATGTCCGTGATGTTGCCGATGCTCTTCTATTGGCATATGAAAATCCAGAGGCGTCTGGACGGTACATCTGCAGTTCAAAACCAGTAAAAGTCTCTGATATGATAAGCGTACTGAAGACCTTATATCCAATGTACACTTATCCCAAAAA CTTTACGGAAGTGGAAGAAAATACCATTTATAGTTCAGAGAAACTTCAGAAGCTAGGGTGGACCTTCAGGCCTTTAGAGAAGACCCTGGGGGACAGCGTGGAATCCTACAAAGCATCTGGCGTCCTGAACTGA